ATTTTTATACGGCTATAAATCAATTAAAAAGTCATGTGTCATCTAGAGCAACAGCAGTAAATAATTACTTAAATAATTAGATAGAAAAACGTTGAATTGGTTAGTCTTTTTTAAAGAAAAACAGATTAACCACAAGTTTTTTAATAATAACACATCTAAATTAAAAACAAAAAAAAATCAAATGAAAAACGTATTGAAATTATCAATGTTGATTAGTTTAATGGTATTGGCTTTTGTTGCTTGTTCAAGTGATGGTAGCCCTAATGATGAAATGGAAGAAGAAGTTATAACAGAATTACATGCTGCTTTTGAAGCATTTAATAAAGATGCTGTAACTATTTATCTAAGCGGTTCAAACGTTGTTATTGAAACAACTGGTTTGCCTAATCATAAAACTGTTTATTGGGGTGAAGGGCATAGTCTATATATGCAAGAGTCCACAGTACAAGCAACACCAAGCATCATGTCAAGTAATAATAACGCGACGACCATGACCGTGGATGCGACTCCAAACTTAACTGGAAATTCCGTTTCTACACAGTTAAATACTATTGGTATCGCCGTAAGTGGTGCGTCAATATTTAATGACCAAGAAGGGAATGGCGCTTTAAACCAAGCAGCAGCTAGTTTAGATTGGACGGGTGCTCATATTGGTCCTGGGGTTTATCATTATCATTTAGAACCAAAAGCATTTACTGATGATGACTCAAGTTTAGTAGGAATACTAAAAGATGGTGTGTTTCTTTATGGTAGGAAGTGTAGTTCTACAGGAACATATCCAACCAATTTAGATGCTTCAGGAGGTCACACAGCTTCTACGCAGTATACAGATGGAGAAGAAGAATATCATTATCACATCATTAACGAAATATATTCTACAACAGGATCTTACATTGCATTTGCGGGTCCTTACAGAGGTTACTAATGAAAACAATAATCAAGTCTTTTTTTATGCTATTATTTTTAGTTTCATTTACCAATTGTAAAAGAACTTCAAATAATACAGCTACTAACGGTTCAGTTACATTCGATGTTAACACTCGTGTTGTAATAGATTCTATGGAAGTTGCCAAAAGCCAATTGGTTTTAAATCAATTGGAAGGTACTTGGTATTTAAATAACAAACCTTATAATGGGTATTCGTTGAAATTTCACGCCAATGGTGGCTTAGAGGAAAGATTGGGTTTTTATCAAGGTAAAAGACAAGGTGTCGCTAAACGGTGGTCTGAAAATGGCATACTTAGAGTTGAATCATTTTATCATCAAAATAAATTGGTAGGCGCTTATAAAGTTTGGTGGGAAAATGGCGAACTAGCAGAAGCATCTTTTTATGAAAACGGATTAAAGCAAGGTGAAGAAAAGCAATGGCATGCGAACGGTCAATTATCTAAATTACGTCGTTTGGTAGATGGAAATGAAAATGGAATGCAACAAGCGTGGTTAAAAAACGGTACCCTGTATATTAATTATGAAGCCAAAAATGGTCGTGTTTTTGGTTTACTAAGGTCTAACTTATGTTATCAATTAGAAAATGAAGTGGTTATTAAAAATTAAAATAAATTATTGGATTTTAACTTTATTATTAATACTCGTTGTTGGGTGTAAAAATGAAGTAAAAAAAGAACCAGTTATAGAAGTAAAAACGAGTAGAGTGGATTTTCTGCCATTCTATAATGATGAGTCTTTTACGCCACATTGGTTAACTCCAAATAGCAAAGAGGAAAAAGAGTTTCATAAAATCCCTGATTTTAAATTAACAAATCAGTTAGGAAAAATTGTAACTCAAAAAACGTTTGAGAATAAAATATATATTACCGACTTCTTTTTTGCGAGTTGTCCAGGTATTTGTCCGCAAATGACGAGTAATATGTTTAAGCTGCAAGAAGAATTTATAAATGATAGTGACATATTATTTTTATCCCATTCTGTAACACCAACATTAGACTCTGTTCCTGTGCTTAAACAATACGCAAAAATGCATGGTGTTGTTGATAATAAATGGCACTTAGTAACGGGTGATAAAATACAAATTTACAATTTAGGAAGAAACCAGTATTTTGTAGAAAACGATTTAGGTACTCCAAAAGATATTAACGACTTTTTACACTCCGAAAACTTCTTGTTAATTGACAAAAAGAAACACATTCGAGGGATTTACAATGGTTTGAATAGAGCGTCTATGGCACAGTTAGTTACAGATGTAAAAACGCTAAATAAAGAAATTTAATTTTGTTGAATTGATTTTTAGTTGGAAAGGTTTCATGTTTTTACATGGAGCTTTTCTATTTTTATAAGAAATTAAAATTTATGAAACAGCTTTGTGCTTCTATTGTATATATAATTTTGTTGTTTTCTTGTGCAAAAAAGGAACCCATCAAACCAAGAAATTTTGTAAACGTTGAAATAGAAACACTTTTACAAGATTCATTATTAAGTATCCGAGCCATTGAAATATTAAATGATGGTAGTTTAGCCTTTGCAGCCAATAATGGAGCCTTTGGTCTTTATAACCCTTTAAAAAATAGTTGGGTTACTTCTAAACAAGAGTTAGATAGTTTCAATTTAGAATTTAGAGCAGTGGCACACACAGCAACTGATTTTTTTATGCTCAGCATTGAAAGCCCTACTTTATTGTATAAAACCAGCGATACTGGTAGTATGAAATTAGTCTATTATGAAAACCATACCAAAGCCTTTTATAATGCTATAAATTTTTGGAACAACCAAGAAGGTATAGCCATAGGCGATCCGATTGATGGATGTATGAGCATTATTATCACCAGAGATGGTGGTGAAAGCTGGAAGAAACTTTCTTGTGATGTGCTTCCTAAAACGAATGAAGGTGAAGCCGCTTTTGCTGCTAGTAACACAAATATAGCTATAGTTGGTAATCATACTTGGGTTGCAACAGGAGGAAAAACAAGTAGAGTTTTATATTCGGCTGATAAAGGAAAAACATGGAATGCTTTTGAAACACCAATAGTACAAGGTTTAGAAACTACAGGTTTGTATTCTATAGATTTTTATGATGAATTAAACGGGTTTGCTATAGGTGGCGATTACACCAAACCAGACAATAATGCAGCAAACAAAATACGCACAACCAATGGCGGCAAAACATGGGAATTGGTGGGGCAAAACCAAAACCCTGGTTATACAAGTTGTGTGCAATACATTCCTAACAGAGAAGGAAAGGAGCTGGTTGCTATGGGGTTTATAGGAATAGATTATAGTGCCGATTCAGGAAATACATGGAAACACTTAAGCGATGAAGGATTTTATACTATAAGATTTTTAAATGATAGTACGGCCTATGCAGCAGGAGCAGGACGAATTTCTATACTTACTTTTAAAGAATAATGTTTTTTTAAACTACCTTATTTTTTTTTGGTTGTTATTTCAACAACTCCATTTTTACCTTTCTTTCCGTATTTTTCTGTGGATTTTTTGTCTTTTAAAACGTAAATTGATTTTATATTTTTTTTGTCAATGTCTTCTTATTTTTTGTTAGATATTTTTTTACCGTCAACAATAATTAAAGGAGACTCCCCTTTTGTGGTAGATGTAGCTTTTATTCTTATATAATCATGATTGATTGAATCTAATTTCTTTTCATATCCACTCACTACTACATCGGCCATAGGTTTATGTACTATAAATTCTGTTTGCCATTTATTATTTTCAGTAGTAATTTCAATCACGCCATTTATTCCTTTAACACCATTTTTTTCTATAGCTTTTTCGTCTTTTATAACGTTCATTGATTTAATGTTGTTATGTTTTATGTTTTTTAGTTTTTCATAAGGTAGCTCCTTACTATCAACAATAATCAAAGGTTGTTTGTAACTATCAATTTCAATTTTATGACCAATTTTTATATTTTTATTTGAATCCGATGCATTGCTATACTCAATTACTTTTATATCAGATGCTTTTCCTTTTGTAGTAATTATAATAACACCATTTTTACCTTTATCACCGTAAGCCTTATTTGCTGCTTCTCCTTTAAGAATATCTATTTTTTTAATATTTTCAGAATTTAATTTATCAAATTCACTTTTTTTAGACTCTTTACCATTTATAATAAAGAGAAGATTATCACTTATTGAGTTAGGATTATTTTTGTTTCTTAGTTTAATTGTATCTGTATCCCTTTCACTAATTCTTGTTTGAGTTTTTGTGTTTTCTGGTTGTAACTGAATATTAAGTAGAGTTATAGTATCTACTGTAATTTTTTGAGTCAACATTCCTTTAAAACTAATAATAAGTATGTCTTCTTTTTCTGCCTCTATTATGTAATCTCCATCAAAATTAGTTACAGTGCTTTTATTTTTTCCTTCAATAATTATATTTACTCCAGGTAATCCTAAACCTTCTTTATTAGTAACTATACCAGAAATTTTTTGACTAGTTCTTTTTAATAATGTTGTATCGTTTTCTAACTTTTCAAAAGGAGTGTCTACTTTAACATAAATTTTTTTAGTATTGCAACTCATTAAAAACAGAGCTAATAGAGGGATTACCAAGGCATATTTTAGTTGATTTATTTTCTTTGATTTTGATTTGTGCAACATAACGATTCGTTTTTTGATTAATGAGTTATAAAAATTATTTGTAATTGCCAATTGATGTTTTGGCATACTTGTTTTTAATAAGGTGTATTGGTAACTTTTTTTACAGTTAGTTTCTTTTTGTGCATTTTGGTCGGCAATAAATTCTAAATTTTGTTTTAAATCTTTATTGTAGAGCCAAATAAAAGGATTAAACCAAAGTACAATACAAGCAAGTTGTGTTAATATATTATCTATAGAATGATATTGTTTAACATGAACAATTTCATGCGCTATAATTTGCTTTAGTTCTTCTTTGTTAAATAGAGCAGGGTTTAAAACAATCCATTTAAAATAAGAGAAAGGCAAAATGTTATTAGTAGTTGTAATAATTGTAAAATGACTTTGTTTTTCACGCTTATTTTTTATGATTACACGAGACAAGGATATTAATTGAACCACAAAACGGATGGAAAATACAATAACTCCCAATACATATATAATAGAAATGAGGTCTAGTAATTTAAAAGATTCTTCAATGGTTTCTGACGCTATATAAGCATCAGTAGTAAAATTAGATAGGTCTATAGGTGTATACTCGATATAAATAGGAATAACAACAAAAGGAATAAGAAATCCTGTTAGAATGCCTAGTAAAAGAAAAACTCTATTAAATTCAAAAAACGTATCACGCTGTAAAAACAGTTTGTAGCACAGATAAAAAATAGTAATAACGGCACTCGTTTTTAAAAGATATTCCATGTTATTTGTCTTTTTCAATTAAAGCAATAATCTCTTTAAGATCTTCAACACTTATTTTTTCTTCTTTTGCAAAAAACGATACCATGTTTTTATAGGAATTATTAAAGTAGTTGTTAATAGCTACATTCATAAAACCTTTTCTATAGTCTTCTTTTGTTACAATAGGGTAGTATTGGTGTGTTTTTCCATAGGCGTTATAGCTAACATAACCCTTCTCTTCTAAATTTCTAATAATGGTAGAAAGCGTGTTGTAGTGAGGCTGTTCTTCTTTTATTTCTGCCAACACATCTTTTACAAAAGCTTTTTCAAGTTTCCATAAAATATGCATAATCTCTTCTTCTTTGTTTGTTAATTTTTCCATTGTATTTATAATATTTTGGGCGTTACCACAAGGGTCGGGCTATACGTTACAATCTTTTTGCTCGTGCCTTACAAAAAGGATTTTCACTACTATCCCTAACGCAAACAAATATATAACTGTTTTTATAGTTGAACAACTAAATTTATAGTTATTTAACTATAATTGAAGTTTTCAAAAAACTTTTAACTTCTAACTTCTAACTTTTAACTTTCATTTATCTTCGCAAAAAAAAAATAATATGAGTATAGTTTGGGTCGTTTTAGGATTTACATTATTAGTAATAGGAGGTGAGTTTCTAGTAAGGTCGTCGGTGGCTTTATCATTTAAGTTCAATATCTCTAAAATGGTAATAGGGATGACGGTAGTTTCATTCGCCACGTCGGCACCCGAATTATTAGTGAGTTTGCAAGCAGCCTTATCGGGGTCTCCTGCTATAGCTATTACCAATGTCGTGGGGTCTAATATTGCCAACATAGGCTTGGTGTTAGGTATTACTGCCATGGTGAGTGCTATTGCGGTAGATAAATCATTTTACAAACTAAATTGGCCTGTTATGATGGTGTTTTCCATTGTATTGTACTATTTTCTAAAAAATGATAATATACTTTCATCTTTCGAAGGGGTGATACTATTTTTAGGTTTGATTATATTTTTAATAATCTTGATTAGAAATACAAAAAACGATGCTATAGTTGAGGAAGTGGATGATACCTTGGCTGTTGTTTCTAATTTTAAAATAGGAACATGGTTGTTTATTGGTGCTCTAGCGTTGTATTTTGGGAGTGAGTGGTTGGTTGATGGTGCTAAAACTATTGCCTTATCCATAGGTGTTAGTGAAGCGGTGATCGGGGTTTCTTTAATAGCGATAGGTACCAGTGTTCCAGAATTGGCTGCATCTATAATTGCAGCAGCTAAACAAGAAAAAGCCATTTCTTTAGGTAATTTAATTGGATCAAATATTTTTAATATTGCTTCAGTTTTAGGATTAACAGCAATTATAAAACCAATACCTGTAACTGAGCCTTTAATATTATCAAACGATATTTTCTGGATGTTAGGTTTTGCCTTTGTGTTATTTCCTTTAGTTTTTCTTGGTAAAAAGTTTGAGATAAATAAAGTTAAAGGTTTCTTTTTGGTTTTATGTTATGGAATTTTTATGACGTTATTGTTTACTAATGGAAAGTAATATAAAAGTAAAGTGAATAAAAAAGGGTTTGCAATTTGCAAACCCTTTTTTATTATGAACAAATGTATTTTAATATTAAATCTTTGCAGATTTAACAGTTTTAACAATTCTTGCAGCAATTTTGTATGGATCAGCATTAGAAGCAGGACGTCTGTCTTCTAGCCAACCTTTCCAACCTTTGTTAACGGCGATTAATGGAATACGAATTGAAGCACCTCTATCTGAAACTCCCCAAGAGAAATCGTGGATTGAAGCAGTTTCATGTTTACCCGTTAAACGTTGGTCGTTAAACTCACCGTATACAGCTATATGCTCTTTTACAACAGGGCGGAACGCTTCACAAATTTTAGCATAAACATCTTTATCTCCACAAGTTCTTAAAGTTGTATTAGAGAAGTTGGCGTGCATACCAGAACCATTCCAATCCATGTCTTTTCCAAGAGGTTTTGGGTGGTACTCAATATAGAAACCATGTTTTTCAGTAAGTCTATCTAATAAATATCTAGCAATCCATAATTCATCACCAGCTAATTTTGCGCCTTTAGCGAATAATTGGAATTCCCATTGCCCACAAGCAACTTCTTGGTTGATTCCTTCAAAATTCAAACCAGCTTCAATACATAAATCAGCATGTTCTTCAACTAAATCTCTACCATGTGTATTTTTTCCACCAACAGAACAGTAGTACATACCTTGTGGTGCAGGATATCCACCAACAGGGAAACCTAGAGGTAATTGAGTTGCTGTATCCATTATAAAATATTCTTGCTCAAAACCAAACCAGAAATCATCATCGGCATCATCAATAGTAGCTCTACCATTAGATACGTGAGGTGTTCCATCTGCATTCATAACTTCAGTCATTACTAGATATCCATTGATACGTTCTGGATCTGGATAAATAGCTACAGGCACCAATAAACAGTCTGAAGATCCACCTTCTGCTTGTCTTGTAGAAGATCCGTCAAAAGACCAATTTCCTATTTCATCAAGAGTTCCTTTAAAGTTTTCGTGTTCTTCTACTTTGGTTTTACTTCTCATGTTTTGAGTTGGGTAATAACCATCTAACCAAATGTATTCTAATTTAATTTTTGCCATAATATTTTAAAATGAGAAATTAATAATGTTTCAACAAATATATATTTTTATTAAGACACTTCATATCTGCAGGGGTGTTAATCTGAAAACCTAAGTTATTTTTATTTATACCCTATTTTTTTAAGGCTTCTATTATAAAAAGTATATTTTTTTATATAAATAATGAAAAATTCTTAACACAAAGAAAACATATTGTATATGTTATATTTACGATATTATTACTTTTGTAAAAAAATCAATAATTTAATTAAATACCGCTAATGTCTACTTTAAGATTTCATGCTATTAAAGAATCGCTTGCAAATAAGCCTATTTTGGTTGAAGAGAAAGAGCGTAGGTCCGATTTGTTTGGTAAAAACGTTTTTAACGAAAACACCATGCGCCAATACTTAACTAAAGATGCCTTTGTGGGTGTAATGAATGCCGTTCAATTTGGAAAAAAAATTGACAGAAATATTGCAGACCAAGTATCGTCTTCTATGAAAGATTGGGCATTGTCTAAAGGTGTTACGCATTATACACATTGGTTTCAGCCATTAACAGGAACTACAGCCGAAAAGCACGATGCTTTTTTTGAAACTATAGGTAATGGTATGGCTATTGAAAAATTTGGAGGTAGTCAGTTAGTGCAGCAAGAACCTGATGCTTCCAGCTTCCCAAGTGGTGGCATTCGAAATACTTTTGAAGCAAGAGGTTATACTGCTTGGGATCCTACGTCGCCCGCATTTATTTATGGGACAACACTTTGTATACCAACCATATTTGTGGCCTATACTGGTGAAGCTTTAGATTATAAAACACCTTTATTAAGAGCTTTAAATGCCGTTGATAATGCAGCAACCGATGTGTGTAAATATTTTGATAAGAACGTAAAAAAAGTAACATCTTCATTAGGTTGGGAACAAGAATACTTTTTAATTGATAAAATGTTAGCTGCCAGTAGGCCAGACATTACGCTAACAGGAAGAACCTTGTTAGGACATTCATCAGCAAAAGGGCAACAGTTAGATGATCATTATTTTGGATCTATACCAAATAGAGCCTTAAATTTTATGCGCGAATTAGAAACTGAATGTATGTTTTTGGGCATCCCTGTTAAAACGCGTCATAATGAAGTAGCTCCAAATCAATTTGAGTTGGCTCCAATTTTCGAAGAAGCTAATTTAGCAGTAGATCATAATTCATTATTAATGGACATTATGGGGCGTGTGGCTTCTCGACATAATTTCAAGGTATTGTTTCATGAAAAGCCATTTGCAGGTATAAATGGTTCTGGTAAGCATAATAACTGGTCACTTTCAACCGATACTGGGGTTAATTTGTTAGCGCCAGGAAAAACGCCTATGAGTAATTTGCAATTTTTAGCCTTTTTCATCAACACCATAAAAGCGGTTCATGAAAATGAAGAATTGTTAAGAGCTTCAATAGCATCAGCGAGCAATGATCATAGGTTAGGTGCAAACGAAGCGCCTCCTGCTATTATGTCGGTATTTATTGGGCAGCAATTAACTAAGGTTTTGGAAGAGTTAGAAGGGGTTACAAAAGGCAAGTTGTCACCAGAAGAAAAAACAGAGCTTAAACTCAATGTTGTTGGTAAAATACCGGATGTTTTATTAGATAATACTGATAGAAATAGAACATCGCCATTTGCTTTCACAGGTAATAAGTTTGAGTTTAGAGCAGTTGGGTCTTTGGCAAATTGTGGAAACCCTATGACGGTTTTAAATACTATTGTGGCCAAACAGTTAATAGAATTTAAGAAGGAAGTAGATCTCTTAATTGAGAAAAAAGGGCTAAAAAAAGACGAAGCTGTTTTTAATGTGTTAAGGGAATATATAAAGTCTACGAAAGCTATTTTGTTTGAAGGTAATGGGTATGGAAAAGAATGGGAAGATGAGGCGAAGAAAAGAGGGTTAAGCAATAATAAAAGCACGCCAGAAGCTTTAAAAGCTAAAATTTCAAAGAAATCAATAGCATTATTTGAGGAGATGAATGTCATGACTAAAATAGAATCGCAGGCACGTTATGAAATAGAAATGGAAGCCTACATCATGCATATTCAAATCGAAGGTCGTGTGTTAGGTGATATAGCCCGTAATCATATTGTGCCAACGGCGGTAAAATATCAAAACATTTTAATTGAAAACGTTAAAGGCTTAAAAGAAATTTTTGAAGATAGTTTCAAAACGGTATCGCAAGAGCAAATTAATTTAATTAAAATTATTTCAAGTCATATTGAAGGTATTAATACAAATGTTACAAAAATGACTGACGAACGTAGAAAAGCAAATACAATAGAAAACATAGAAGAAAAAGCTTTAGCCTATTGTTACCAAGTAAAACCTTTGTTCGATGATATTCGTAAACACTGCGATAAATTAGAATTGTTAGTGGACGATGAGATTTGGCCATTAACTAAATATAGAGAGCTGTTGTTTACAAGATAAATTTGGGCGTTACCACACGGGCTTTTCGTTGCAAGTCCTCGCTCGTTCCTCGCTGTGGGCTTTCCACTTCAATCCCTAACGCAACTTTAAATACCATACAAGTACAATTAATAAAATCCCGTTGTAAAAAGCGGGGTTTTTTAATTCAAAAAATTAACTTTGCAGCTCAATACAATACTATGGGTCAAGAAGTTTCTAAACGCTATGCACAACGCGGCGTCTCT
The genomic region above belongs to Mariniflexile litorale and contains:
- a CDS encoding YHYH protein; its protein translation is MKNVLKLSMLISLMVLAFVACSSDGSPNDEMEEEVITELHAAFEAFNKDAVTIYLSGSNVVIETTGLPNHKTVYWGEGHSLYMQESTVQATPSIMSSNNNATTMTVDATPNLTGNSVSTQLNTIGIAVSGASIFNDQEGNGALNQAAASLDWTGAHIGPGVYHYHLEPKAFTDDDSSLVGILKDGVFLYGRKCSSTGTYPTNLDASGGHTASTQYTDGEEEYHYHIINEIYSTTGSYIAFAGPYRGY
- a CDS encoding SCO family protein; the protein is MKWLLKIKINYWILTLLLILVVGCKNEVKKEPVIEVKTSRVDFLPFYNDESFTPHWLTPNSKEEKEFHKIPDFKLTNQLGKIVTQKTFENKIYITDFFFASCPGICPQMTSNMFKLQEEFINDSDILFLSHSVTPTLDSVPVLKQYAKMHGVVDNKWHLVTGDKIQIYNLGRNQYFVENDLGTPKDINDFLHSENFLLIDKKKHIRGIYNGLNRASMAQLVTDVKTLNKEI
- a CDS encoding oxidoreductase; amino-acid sequence: MKQLCASIVYIILLFSCAKKEPIKPRNFVNVEIETLLQDSLLSIRAIEILNDGSLAFAANNGAFGLYNPLKNSWVTSKQELDSFNLEFRAVAHTATDFFMLSIESPTLLYKTSDTGSMKLVYYENHTKAFYNAINFWNNQEGIAIGDPIDGCMSIIITRDGGESWKKLSCDVLPKTNEGEAAFAASNTNIAIVGNHTWVATGGKTSRVLYSADKGKTWNAFETPIVQGLETTGLYSIDFYDELNGFAIGGDYTKPDNNAANKIRTTNGGKTWELVGQNQNPGYTSCVQYIPNREGKELVAMGFIGIDYSADSGNTWKHLSDEGFYTIRFLNDSTAYAAGAGRISILTFKE
- a CDS encoding M56 family metallopeptidase, which gives rise to MEYLLKTSAVITIFYLCYKLFLQRDTFFEFNRVFLLLGILTGFLIPFVVIPIYIEYTPIDLSNFTTDAYIASETIEESFKLLDLISIIYVLGVIVFSIRFVVQLISLSRVIIKNKREKQSHFTIITTTNNILPFSYFKWIVLNPALFNKEELKQIIAHEIVHVKQYHSIDNILTQLACIVLWFNPFIWLYNKDLKQNLEFIADQNAQKETNCKKSYQYTLLKTSMPKHQLAITNNFYNSLIKKRIVMLHKSKSKKINQLKYALVIPLLALFLMSCNTKKIYVKVDTPFEKLENDTTLLKRTSQKISGIVTNKEGLGLPGVNIIIEGKNKSTVTNFDGDYIIEAEKEDILIISFKGMLTQKITVDTITLLNIQLQPENTKTQTRISERDTDTIKLRNKNNPNSISDNLLFIINGKESKKSEFDKLNSENIKKIDILKGEAANKAYGDKGKNGVIIITTKGKASDIKVIEYSNASDSNKNIKIGHKIEIDSYKQPLIIVDSKELPYEKLKNIKHNNIKSMNVIKDEKAIEKNGVKGINGVIEITTENNKWQTEFIVHKPMADVVVSGYEKKLDSINHDYIRIKATSTTKGESPLIIVDGKKISNKK
- a CDS encoding BlaI/MecI/CopY family transcriptional regulator, producing MEKLTNKEEEIMHILWKLEKAFVKDVLAEIKEEQPHYNTLSTIIRNLEEKGYVSYNAYGKTHQYYPIVTKEDYRKGFMNVAINNYFNNSYKNMVSFFAKEEKISVEDLKEIIALIEKDK
- a CDS encoding calcium/sodium antiporter, whose protein sequence is MSIVWVVLGFTLLVIGGEFLVRSSVALSFKFNISKMVIGMTVVSFATSAPELLVSLQAALSGSPAIAITNVVGSNIANIGLVLGITAMVSAIAVDKSFYKLNWPVMMVFSIVLYYFLKNDNILSSFEGVILFLGLIIFLIILIRNTKNDAIVEEVDDTLAVVSNFKIGTWLFIGALALYFGSEWLVDGAKTIALSIGVSEAVIGVSLIAIGTSVPELAASIIAAAKQEKAISLGNLIGSNIFNIASVLGLTAIIKPIPVTEPLILSNDIFWMLGFAFVLFPLVFLGKKFEINKVKGFFLVLCYGIFMTLLFTNGK
- a CDS encoding glutamine synthetase beta-grasp domain-containing protein; this translates as MAKIKLEYIWLDGYYPTQNMRSKTKVEEHENFKGTLDEIGNWSFDGSSTRQAEGGSSDCLLVPVAIYPDPERINGYLVMTEVMNADGTPHVSNGRATIDDADDDFWFGFEQEYFIMDTATQLPLGFPVGGYPAPQGMYYCSVGGKNTHGRDLVEEHADLCIEAGLNFEGINQEVACGQWEFQLFAKGAKLAGDELWIARYLLDRLTEKHGFYIEYHPKPLGKDMDWNGSGMHANFSNTTLRTCGDKDVYAKICEAFRPVVKEHIAVYGEFNDQRLTGKHETASIHDFSWGVSDRGASIRIPLIAVNKGWKGWLEDRRPASNADPYKIAARIVKTVKSAKI
- a CDS encoding glutamine synthetase III — its product is MSTLRFHAIKESLANKPILVEEKERRSDLFGKNVFNENTMRQYLTKDAFVGVMNAVQFGKKIDRNIADQVSSSMKDWALSKGVTHYTHWFQPLTGTTAEKHDAFFETIGNGMAIEKFGGSQLVQQEPDASSFPSGGIRNTFEARGYTAWDPTSPAFIYGTTLCIPTIFVAYTGEALDYKTPLLRALNAVDNAATDVCKYFDKNVKKVTSSLGWEQEYFLIDKMLAASRPDITLTGRTLLGHSSAKGQQLDDHYFGSIPNRALNFMRELETECMFLGIPVKTRHNEVAPNQFELAPIFEEANLAVDHNSLLMDIMGRVASRHNFKVLFHEKPFAGINGSGKHNNWSLSTDTGVNLLAPGKTPMSNLQFLAFFINTIKAVHENEELLRASIASASNDHRLGANEAPPAIMSVFIGQQLTKVLEELEGVTKGKLSPEEKTELKLNVVGKIPDVLLDNTDRNRTSPFAFTGNKFEFRAVGSLANCGNPMTVLNTIVAKQLIEFKKEVDLLIEKKGLKKDEAVFNVLREYIKSTKAILFEGNGYGKEWEDEAKKRGLSNNKSTPEALKAKISKKSIALFEEMNVMTKIESQARYEIEMEAYIMHIQIEGRVLGDIARNHIVPTAVKYQNILIENVKGLKEIFEDSFKTVSQEQINLIKIISSHIEGINTNVTKMTDERRKANTIENIEEKALAYCYQVKPLFDDIRKHCDKLELLVDDEIWPLTKYRELLFTR